One stretch of Rhodoferax lithotrophicus DNA includes these proteins:
- a CDS encoding CAF17-like 4Fe-4S cluster assembly/insertion protein YgfZ — protein MQNILQGVARLNHSGLIRAQGDDAAKFLHGQLTNDFALLGLSEARLAGFCNAKGRLQASFIGFKRSPTDILLLCSPDLLAATLKRLSMFVMRAKVKLSDASADFVVYGLAGSALTNATNKIASYAANTWSKADFDDQNLVNLYPADGVSRALLITPAQAPAPEGAALSPELWAWGEVRSGIATVSQPIFEALVPQMLNYESVGGVNFKKGCYPGQEVVARSQFRGTLKRRAYLAHADAPLQAGQELFAAEDASQPCGLVVQAAAAPTGGFDAIVSMQISAYEAGGVRALAADGPLLSLTAAPYPLLADI, from the coding sequence ATGCAAAACATTCTTCAAGGCGTGGCCCGGCTGAATCATTCAGGGCTGATCCGTGCACAAGGCGACGATGCCGCCAAATTTCTGCACGGGCAATTGACCAACGACTTTGCTCTTTTGGGATTGTCAGAGGCCCGCCTGGCGGGCTTTTGTAATGCCAAAGGCCGTTTGCAGGCCAGTTTTATTGGCTTCAAACGCAGTCCAACCGACATCTTGCTGCTGTGCAGCCCAGACCTTCTGGCTGCCACGCTCAAGCGCCTGAGCATGTTTGTGATGCGGGCCAAGGTCAAGCTCAGTGATGCCAGCGCTGATTTTGTCGTTTACGGATTGGCCGGATCTGCGCTGACAAATGCTACGAATAAAATAGCTTCTTACGCAGCTAATACATGGTCAAAAGCCGATTTTGATGATCAAAATCTGGTCAACCTCTACCCGGCAGACGGTGTATCGCGGGCCTTGCTGATTACACCGGCTCAAGCCCCTGCACCAGAAGGCGCAGCTTTGAGCCCCGAACTTTGGGCCTGGGGCGAGGTGCGCAGCGGCATTGCCACCGTGAGCCAGCCGATTTTTGAAGCACTGGTGCCGCAAATGCTCAATTACGAGTCGGTCGGCGGCGTGAATTTCAAAAAAGGCTGTTACCCCGGCCAGGAGGTGGTGGCACGCAGCCAGTTTCGTGGCACGCTGAAACGCCGGGCCTATCTGGCGCATGCGGATGCTCCTTTACAAGCGGGTCAGGAGCTGTTTGCCGCAGAAGATGCCAGCCAGCCCTGTGGCCTGGTGGTGCAAGCCGCTGCCGCTCCCACCGGTGGTTTTGATGCCATTGTGTCGATGCAGATCAGCGCATACGAGGCCGGTGGCGTGCGGGCTTTGGCCGCCGATGGCCCCCTGCTGAGCTTGACCGCTGCGCCCTACCCTTTGCTGGCCGATATTTGA
- the mltG gene encoding endolytic transglycosylase MltG — MAELSCAVHILEGSRLVRRLIRLIVVLVVVLAGWAFVWVNQDLDLTAPSLDLSIEPGTSPRGVAQEAVNSGVQTSPVLLYWWFRLSGQARQIKAGNYELEPGTTPRSLLAKLTRGEEALRSVTLVEGWTFKQVRAALAKSEHLAQDTQALDANLIMQKLGQPQHPPEGRFYPDTYTYAKGSSDLKILQRAMRAMDHHLQAAWEQRAPNSPLKTPDDLLTLASIVEKETGRASDRPMIASVFTNRLRLGMLLQTDPTVIYGLGDRFDGNLRRRDLLADTPWNTYTRAGLPPTPIAMPGKEALLAAAQPAASRALYFVARGDGSSQFSDNLDAHNRAVNKYQRGQ; from the coding sequence ATGGCTGAATTATCATGCGCGGTTCATATCTTGGAAGGCAGTAGGCTTGTGCGTCGATTGATCCGGTTGATTGTGGTGTTGGTGGTCGTCCTGGCTGGCTGGGCTTTTGTGTGGGTGAATCAGGATCTGGACCTGACGGCTCCCAGTCTGGACTTGTCGATTGAGCCCGGAACCAGCCCGCGTGGGGTGGCTCAGGAAGCGGTCAACAGTGGTGTGCAAACCTCGCCCGTCTTGCTGTACTGGTGGTTCCGCTTGTCTGGCCAGGCCCGGCAGATCAAAGCTGGCAATTACGAACTGGAGCCCGGTACCACCCCGCGCAGCTTGCTGGCCAAGCTGACGCGGGGTGAAGAAGCCTTACGTTCAGTGACTCTGGTCGAAGGCTGGACTTTCAAACAAGTCCGTGCAGCACTTGCAAAATCAGAGCATCTTGCGCAGGATACACAAGCGCTTGATGCTAATTTGATCATGCAAAAGCTGGGTCAGCCGCAGCACCCCCCTGAGGGCCGTTTCTACCCAGACACCTACACCTATGCCAAAGGCAGCAGCGACCTCAAAATCTTGCAGCGCGCCATGCGCGCCATGGATCACCACTTGCAGGCCGCCTGGGAACAGCGTGCTCCCAACTCACCGCTGAAAACACCCGACGACTTGCTGACGCTGGCCAGCATCGTTGAAAAAGAAACCGGCCGGGCCAGCGACCGGCCCATGATTGCCTCGGTGTTTACCAACCGGCTGCGCTTGGGCATGTTGTTGCAAACCGACCCTACCGTGATTTATGGCTTGGGCGACAGGTTTGATGGCAATCTGCGCCGCCGCGATTTGCTGGCCGACACACCCTGGAATACCTACACCCGTGCTGGTTTGCCGCCCACGCCGATTGCCATGCCGGGCAAAGAGGCGTTGCTGGCAGCGGCACAACCTGCCGCCAGCCGTGCCTTGTATTTTGTGGCGCGCGGGGATGGCAGCAGCCAGTTCAGCGATAACCTCGACGCGCACAATCGGGCCGTCAACAAATACCAGCGTGGCCAATAA